A segment of the Carya illinoinensis cultivar Pawnee chromosome 1, C.illinoinensisPawnee_v1, whole genome shotgun sequence genome:
TCTTTATAGTAGCAATGCCATTAATTGATAGGTAcaattttgtttttgtctttttatgaATCGATGGATCATGGTTTCTTGGCAGAAGGCTTAATGAATTGATCTAACAATAAAGTTTGGCAATTAGTGACAACAACACAAACGTAAGAAAGTCCAAATATACTCGGTTATATGCCTATTCGATCACTctgtttcagtttttgtttggtAGATAAGAAACAGTTTTTGTTCGACCACTCTCTGGCCTCAAgtattagatgcaaagaaattaactgaagggagggagagagacagAAGCAAAtgcaaagaaattgagaggaaaGTTGATGGGATTTTCTGGTAAGTGATATGGCAGGCACCTCAACCAAAATCACCTCATACTCTTCTCAAAATCCCAGTCCTTTATCTTCTGCCTTTCTAAGCCCAATCCCATCTTCGTCTCTCCCACCCCTTCGAATCTCAAACAGCGCCCCTGTAACCCCTCCTCTCTCATCGCCAACTTTAAGAAATCCTAAGCCAATCCCAAACTGGGAGTCAAAGCATCAATGAATTCTTTTAATTACCCATTTAAAGCTACTTTTGCCCCTGCAAGCGCAACTCATTGTCACTTTCCTACACCAGCTACTATACCAGAATGCAATGAGTCCAATAAGGATGCGTCGGTCAGAGTCTTAGGTGAAAGACCAAGATTTGAGACCGAatttggttttaaattttgtgcAGAAGTTGTTATTGTCTAATGGAGAGTGGGAGCCAATCTCCACGAGGATGCTTGGTGGGAAGAAGAAAGACGGTGCCTGTGTTCTTTCTTCGTTTGGTTTTTATGTCGGGTTATACGGTTCAACCCGGTTTCATTTTGATCGGACCGGATCGGATCGAGTTGCCTGCTTAGATGAACATGATTTGGGTTGGATCGATTCAAAACCCGACTATTTCAGACTGAGTTGTAGGCCTACTTTAGATGAGTGCAATAGCTACaaagaattacacaaaaataattctacaaactaatgtgatttatcaagtctactttacaataaaagtaattttataatatgacacGATCCACATgaaatcacgtcaatttgtaaaattacttttacatAATCTCTTATGATGGGAGTATTTCTTAAAGCTTTAATAGGTTAAAACCCAAGTTGATGTCGATgtatagaaagaaagaaaccaaCCTAAGCATGAGATCCATGAATTGCCACTGCAAtgatcttaaaagaaaaaaataacatccATGAATGAGGGGTGTTCGATATTTGCTGATGCGCCATCACACATCTCAACAATAATCTAAAGCAACAATGTCTTTTTCTTTCccagaaaaatatatatcaaaaatttgAATTGCAATTTCTTTCTAGCAATACAGGGCTTTGACTGTCTCGGGCAACATTAAAAGAATTTGTTAccgttaataataaaaaaaataaaataaaaaaataaaaaaaaataaaaacagtccCAAACCTTTCGAAAGCAATGGTCCGCCAAGTACAAATTAAACAGAAAAATTGCCTTATTTCCTTGGTaacagagggaaaaaaaaaaaaaaaaatctcggaTCTACTTCTCTAAGACATTATAACTTCACTTTGGTTGGGTTGTTATTTCTAGCATCTTGCTTTTCCTTTTATACATGTAAGGATGAAGGAATCTAAAGGCCATTTGGGGAAAGTAAATCACTTCATGTAGATGAGTATTCTCGTGCATTACTCGGACGTGCTCTTGCATCAGCATATCAACTCAATAGCACCAGGTAAAACACAAACCTTCCTTGGAAGAAACCCTAAATGTTCCCCATCAGATTGAATGTATATGCTGCCACTGCCTGAGAGGTCCTCCACTTCAATAGAACACACACTGCAATACCACTTCACTTAACGAATGAACAAAATTGAAAAGTagctaagaaaatatatataattttaatttgtaaaacaTTTAGTACTTCAGCAAaagacaaaataaatttataactgAATAAACTTTTATTGCTTGGTAAAACATTAAAGAGAAGTGAAATTTTCATTCATTCTGTGATGCCGTTAGACTGCTCTTTCAATGAGTTCACCTGAAATAAGGGATAGTTTTGGCATGAGCAGTTGTCACGTGATGACAATATTACAATCAACCTGTACATCTTAACTTACACTTCtcttagtttttaaaaatgtacCAAAGTACTTTTCATTCTTTGGAGATAGTCTCATTTTGGTTCTTTGAGATCGAAGTATTCTTGAATGGCAATCTCATTTtggttctttgaaaaattaacaTTCTTGGAAGGtaatctcatttttaaaaaaaagaaatcttcGCAAATTTGGGGAGGGAGAAAAAGGAATCTCCATGGAGGGAAGGGAGCAATTGCCGCTCCTCAACCTACCCTGTTCCACCAATGAATGGCACACGTACCAAATCAAACACCCCCTAATGGCTGTAATGAATATCAACTACAAACCCAAGTGAGCTAAAAAAGACCGCCAGCATGCAGGGCATGCCTCAGAAAAAATAGCCCACCCCAAAGGCGATGGTTACAGAGATACATCTTCCAGATGAAATGTGTCAAGAAATTTAAATTACAAGCTGTTGGGGGTTTCAAGTAACAAGCAGAGCAGCTAAGACCAGCTCCCCCAcaatctccccccccccccccccccccccccccccccccccaaaaaaaaaaaaacacaaaagccAATGgaaatacaatataaaattcgATATTTACACGTTAGTTTTACTCAATAGCAGGAAGTCGCAAAAACCTTTTTGTCATGTTGCATGGGAGATGAAAGTTAACTTGATCAAGTACCCTCAGGTCAAGACTATCAAGTTTATTTGTAACTTTATTAGCCAGATTCTTAACCATAGCTAAATATCAGGGGACAAAAGGTGCACatattgagatatatatatatattttttataaggaagaagatattttattaataatgaaaTAGGCATTGCCCAAGTACAGGAAATATTGAGCATATTGGACAACAAGAAATAACAGTATAACCTATCACTTATGAAGAGAATATACCTTCTTGAAGATACATTTTTCACCAATAAATGGGTTCCCCAGTAAAGCTTGTGTAGTTTAAAGATAAAGTCGTACCACTTGAAGTCCTGGAGGATCACAACCTGAATagaaagtttttgaaaaattcaaagttACTAGCAAAAGCAcctaatttagattattcaaaacaaatattaatcaGTTAAGGATCAGATTCACATGAAAACTGCTCTACCTCTAAACTTCCACTGCAAGGGTCAGCATTTGGTGTAATCTTCATGCCACCTCCAAAATATTTAGCATTTCCTATGCAAAGGGCCGTCACTTGAGAATATAATTCCCACTCACCCTCATTGACCTATAATCACAGCATACAAAGAAAATTTTAGtactaataataatactatGGAACTACATGATGGCAAGAATAAAGTGAAAAAAGGATATAAAAATCCTACACTAGACAAAATTTGGTCGCACTGAGTCACTGACCCTGATTCTTAAGTCTTTGTTATGGTGCCCCATAAAGGCTTGCAAGGCACCAAGAACATAGCATAAATTTCCATATCTCTTGTATCTAGAGGCATAAAAACCTGCTTTTGCACTCCTGAAAAATTTTACAACTCAGAGTAATGTGATAGTCAATATCAGCATGCCTAGACACTAAATCTGAAAACTATAAAATTAGCCTTACAAATGAATGTCAGCAACATTTATAAAGTAATGTAATTCTCCACTTTTTGTACTGATAACCCCAATATCTATCCTTGATCTCAGtcctgataaaaaaaaaaaaaaaaaaaaaaaagaaaaaaacctttATTTGGCAAAGcataaatgaaaaagttaaaaagcgTGGAGGAACAGTCAGCTAATGAAGCTCCTCAAGTCTTGAGACAACACAAGTATAatagaagtaatgaagaatcaaAGAAAAACTTAAAAGCACCTTTAGCTATGCGTTCAATGGCTTCAAGAGGATCATTTTTCCTGAACAATGAATGAAAATAGATATCCTAATCAATGATCTTGAATACGTACCTTTAGATGGAAACATggaatcaagagaaatggcaaAGAGTAATGTGAACTGACCAGCCAAATGTTCTGGCAAAATCGGATCCAGTCCCTAAGGGTATGATCTGTACAAATGCACAATAGAATTATATCTCCTCTTGGAAAGTCCATGTGAACCAGTACAAAAATCACACTAACATGTTACTGTTGAGTGACTTTTGCAGTTAAGATGAGCACAAGGCACTTACACCAAGTGCAGTTGAGCGAGCTAGCTCTCCATGATTAGCAATAGGTTTTCCATCCCAGAAGAAGCCATTAACAACCTGCTTATAGCAAACCAAAACGTTTGGTGGTATTCTATTTATCAAATACATCATCTACtatgaaataattataatatccTGAATTACCAATCTTAAATTGCATAATATCAACTCTTTTATCATCCACAATTTCGGtagaaaatttttcaaattagcTTTACAACAAACTTATATTGGTCCATATCCAACCAAAGCGTTTGCTAGTATAAAGGAAATACTCTATGAGCAAATTCGCATCTCTTTATTAAATTCATTAATCTTAGCAAGTTGTTTATACGCAAATACCAAGTAAGATATCTATCCAGTAGCAGCCATGAGTACTGCTTAAAGACATTATACAGAAAGGTTCATGAATAAATAAGTTTTCAGTAGATGTAATGTGGAAAACCTCATGGAGAGTTCCGTCACCTCCAACTGCAATCACAGCATCAGCACCATCCCGTATGGCCTGCATACAAGCAGATTGACAATAGAAGAATTAATCAAGACCAATCATTCAGTACAGACCCTAAAATGAAGTCTTAATGGCACAGCCTCCAGCACCTACCTCCCTCGTTATGTCTACTGCATGAGAAGGGCCTGAAGTCAAGGATTCACATATCtggccaaaatacataaagatcGTCACAAAATAACAACACAAATATCAAGCCAAACAaagtatttgtaaaaaaaaatgcaaaagatgTAGCATATCCCCTGACAGACCGGATAGATATTGATACCGTCAATACCCTCCCTATTAAACTTTTCAAGGCAAAGAAAAAATGAGTGCACTataaactttatatataaaaaactacATTGGGATTCTACA
Coding sequences within it:
- the LOC122310359 gene encoding sphingoid long-chain bases kinase 2, mitochondrial, with the translated sequence MPSFCCQMALGRLGLAMAKPSVFRAELQPTAPHLSTDPPSSTSPRRDIVFVVNPRGANGRTGKEWKKLLPYLRSRLGRDCNICESLTSGPSHAVDITREAIRDGADAVIAVGGDGTLHEVVNGFFWDGKPIANHGELARSTALGIIPLGTGSDFARTFGWKNDPLEAIERIAKGLRSRIDIGVISTKSGELHYFINVADIHLSAKAGFYASRYKRYGNLCYVLGALQAFMGHHNKDLRIRVNEGEWELYSQVTALCIGNAKYFGGGMKITPNADPCSGSLEVVILQDFKWYDFIFKLHKLYWGTHLLVKNVSSRSVCSIEVEDLSGSGSIYIQSDGEHLGFLPRKVCVLPGAIELIC